One Capsicum annuum cultivar UCD-10X-F1 chromosome 2, UCD10Xv1.1, whole genome shotgun sequence genomic window carries:
- the LOC107859442 gene encoding uncharacterized protein At4g33100 has product MGIFKEKKNSPSLSTSPCAQLREAYHNCFNRWYSDKFLKGEWDKEECVIEWKKYRDCLSQNLDDRHLSRFLEVDGIVGGANLNDSKSSTGVPK; this is encoded by the exons ATGGGAATCttcaaggagaagaaaaattCACCTTCGCTATCTACTTCGCCTTGCGCTCAACTCAGAGAGGCTTACCATAATTGCTTCAACAG GTGGTATTCTGACAAATTCTTGAAGGGGGAGTGGGATAAAGAAGAGTGTGTTATAGAGTGGAAGAAATACAGAGACTGTCTATCG caaaatctGGATGATAGGCATTTAAGTAGATTCTTGGAAGTCGATGGAATTGTGGGTGGTGCTAACCTAAATGATTCTAAGAGTTCTACTGGTGTTCCCAAGTAA